A segment of the Salvelinus sp. IW2-2015 linkage group LG6.2, ASM291031v2, whole genome shotgun sequence genome:
tttgaagaacccttttgggttccatgtagaaccatttccacagagggttctacatggaacccaaaagtattctacctggaaccaaaaatggttctcctacggggacagccgaagaacccttttagaacccgtttttctaagagtgtagccgtCTAACAGTTATTGTTTGAGACTCAAAAGTTTGAGGCCCACCGCATGGGGAAAATATCATTGCCTAATGGTAGAGACAAATGAAAGCCTCCACATGGAAAATGTGTTGTCATGTCAGCAAAGAGAGTTATTTTCTATTCTGTGAAACACCCAGTCAAAGTGGAGAAACTGGAAACAGGCAGCAAGTAACAACAGTGAAAACATCTCTCTATTTAATCTCAGTGAAGCGGGGAAAGATATTATTCTGTATTGGATACATTGGTGGAAACATTATTGTTTCTTTGTCGGGGTGTGGATGTGATGTGCCAGGGTAGACGGGAAAGTCTTACCTTGATAAGCAGAATATGACCATTGTGTGTCAGGGTTTTGTAGCAAATGATAACACAATCAATATAAATTGTAAGAAAATGCATGACTTATTACAATTTAACTATGTCTATGAGAGGACCAACATACTTGAAAGCGGGTTATGTTATGAAGTATAGGCATTGTGGGCATTAGGTGTATGTGGCTCAATAGAATACATTTGGCTGGCATGAACTGGAAATATTGTATGTATTCTGGTAGAAGTTCTGGTTAATGAAATGTAGCAGTGTGATGAATGGCTGATTTATCTTGAAGATTGTATGTTGCTTAATTAAGCAATAACGCCCGAGGAGATGTGGTATAtgggcaatataccacggctaagagctggcACGAAGTAAAARTGACTGGGTCGAATTCATAGATTTCGAACGAAAAGACAACGACTTGGTctcgtctctggcaaccgaaccgatagaacgaatgaccagccggcttgggtagcaacccttgatttgtgtcaggactatatatCGTGGAAGGATgacatagtatgaataaattcctcaaaatagcACTAATGAAAATATTTCAATCATTAWttgaatatgttggtaacccattKTATAAAAGTGATAATGCCYTCGaatccggtgtttggaggatatattcgCACGGTTTGTCCGCCCAAAACTAAACACCAGTGCCAATGTATCCTATAAACACTGGCTTCGTGCGTATTATCACTTAAATACAGCAGCGCCCTCATGTGGTTCCTATTCCACATTACAACGTTTACATGCGAGTGTAACAGAGTATCAAAATACAATCAATTGATTTGCCACAACTAGTTTAATTAGTGGAGAATAACCAGTCTTGTTCCATTCCATAATTTAGTGTctctttttgctttttttttacaGGAGTGCTGTTCCCAATCTGCCTTGGAGTGCTTCCGGGCCATGGTACCTCATCTCAATGCCAAAAATAAGATCCTTCAGCGTAAAGTTATCAAAAACCTCAACAACCAACTGATTGTGAGTCACttaagaaaatgtgaaaaatgtatatttatataaaaatgtaCATAGCAAGACTGTGTGGAAAAATATTAACATGTTGCTTTGTTCGGGTTTTTAGTTGGGAAGTCTGGACTCCTGCagtcaagaggagagagaggtgagcctTGCCATTATTTTCCAAATTACATTATTAGCGTCATCATGATCATCATTATTGAACGTAATCATTTGAGGGAACGTGGAAAGTATGTTAGGGGCAATAGTTACTTTACTAGGCCTATTTTCAGTCCAAATCCAAGAGTAACTTCAAATGAGCATTTTATCCAGAAAATAAGTTAAATTGTGAGAGCCAACTAACATTTTCTGTGTTCCTTTATTCCCTCAGAAAACAGTCTGCCAAGGATGTGATTCCTATCCAAAGGACAGCCAGGAATGTGTACAACAGTTGGAATCTCTGCTTCAAAAGGTATCAGGTTTTTATAAATCAGTCAGACTTTTAACAACAATGTCATCTACACTTCAACGAAGGCAAATGATTGTAGTGTGCAGTGTGCTAACTaccaaaatatgtttttcagGCCATCAGTAGATTGGCGTGAGGAAAAgattgggggggaaaaaacgtGGAAAAAGACATGGGAATGTGTAGAAGACACTACTCTGTGAACACATCAGAGGCATGGCCATTACTGCCACCTTACTATTCTATTTATGTAATATTTATTTATGAAATGGTGTTATCCTACTCAAGCTaaagaatgttttttattttttttattaccacAAGACAGCCTTTTTGGTGCCCTATAGTGCAAGAAGATGTCCATGCAGTTTATCATTTGATTGTtcatatttctttatttattcaCATGAACatgtttgtatgtttgtatacTATTCACATTGTTAGTTGTCCATATATCTCACCCGTTACTCCAAACTATGCATCTTATTAAATCAAAAATAAGTATCTCACAATGAGATTAAATCGATTGAAAAGGTGGAGAAATTATGAAATAGGAGAAAAAGTATTTGTTCATCATTTTTGATGATCCTatactgttgtttttttgtatttaatcaaAAACATGTAATTTAATGTAAGAATATTAAATAACTGATATTGTATATGTGTTCtgattattttaatttaattactTTCACCACACAACCCTTGATCAAAATataagtttactgtgaaatataatgagtacattggtttaaatcaccaaaacacaacataatgatatcAATTTAACCGTTTTAACAACCAGTTAAACCAATAGCAAAAAAATGCAACATACATGTTTAAARATTGCCCTTTGAAGTGCTGAAAGTAATATAGTACATTACACTATTTTCACTTTAGGCTATACTACCCATCAAAATGCACTGAAAATCTTATTTMCATCATTTCCATTCCATTTGTGATCGTCATTTTGATTTTCACATATAATTACACCATAGGAGTAGGTCTACTGTAATCAAATGTAGGCTAACAGTCAAAAGTAcagtaaacaaaggaaaatagtGAAAAGAAAGAAACTAGTTARCAGGCTCTAGTTTGCATCAAGCCCGTCTTAAGCATTTGGCCAACGGTTCTCATCCACATCTCAGTAAATAttctcattgttcatgcacctgggGAAAAACCTTTTGTCAAGGCGAATCTAAGCCTGGATTGAATCATTGCctgcctcatccatggcctgaGGGAGAAACTTACTGTGAAGTAAAGTCATGATAGTCACATTacggtatacagtgcatttggaaaggattcagaccactttactttttccaaatgttttacgttacagccttattttacaatggattaaatagattgtttccctcatcaatctacacacaataccaaatcaaagtctatttgtcacgtgcaccgaatacaacaggtgtagtagaccttacagtgaaatgcttacttacaggctctaaccaatagtgcggaaaaaaaggtatgtgtgtgtgtgtgtgtgtgtgtgtgtgtaagtaaagaaataaaacaacagtaaaaagacatttgaaaataacagtagcaaggctatatacacacacaccggtTAGTCatgcttattgaggtagtatgtacatgtaggtatggttaaagtgactatgcatatatgatgaacagagagtagcagtagcgtaaaaagaggggttggcgggtggtgggacacaatgcagatagcccggttagccaatgtgcgggagcactggttggtcgggccaattgaggtagtatgtacatgaatgtatagttaaagtgactatgcatatatgataaacagagagtagcagcagcgtaaaagaggggttgggtgggacacacaatgcaaatagtccaggtaataatttggttacctgttcaggagtcttatggcttgggggtaaaaactgttgagaagcctttttgtcctagacttggcactccggtaccacttgccatgcggtagtagagagaacagtctatgactggggtggctggggtctttgacaatttttagggccttcctctgacaccgcctggtgtagaggtcctggatggcaggtagctttgccccagtgatgtactgggccgaaagcactaccctctgaagtgccttgcggtcggaggccgagcaattgccgtaccaggcagtgatgcaaccagtcaggatgctctcgatgttgcagctgtagaaccttttgaggatctcaggacccatgccaaatctttttagtttcctgagggggaataggctttgtcgtgccctcttcacgactgtcttggtgtgtttggaccaaggaacttgaagctctcaacctgctctactacagccccgtcgatgaaaatgggggcgtgctcggtgctccttttcctgtagtccacaatcatctccttagtcttggttacgttgagggataggttgttattctggcaccacccggccagggctctgacctcctccctataggctgtctcgtcgttatcggtgatcaggcctaccactgttgtgtcgtctgcaaacgtaatgatggtgttggagtcgtgcctggccatgcagtcgtgggtgaacagggagtacaggaggggactgagcacgcacccctggggagctccagtgttgagcatcagcgtggcagatgtgttgctacctaccctcaccacctgggggcggcccatcaggaagtccaggatccagttgcaaagggaggtgtttagtcccagggtccttagcttagtgatgagctttgagggtactatggtgttgaacgctgagctgtagtcaataaatagcattctcacataggtgttccttttgtccaggtgggaaagggcagtgtggagtgcaatagagattgcatcatctgtggacctgtttgggcggtatgcaaattggagtgggtctagagtttctgggataatggtgttgatgtgagcYATTACCAGCCTttcaataccgcataatgacaaagcaaaaacattattataataatttctttggcaaatgtaaaaaaaaataatacaaaaaaatgaaattacacatttacgtattcagaccctttactcagtacttttttgaagcacctttggcagcgattacagcctcgagtcttcttgggtatgacgctacaagcttgccacacctgtatttgtggagtttctcccattcttctctgcagatcctctcaagctctgtcaggttggatggggagcatcgctgcacagctattttcaggtctctccagagatgtttgatctggttcgatctggctgggccaatcaaggacatttagagacttgtcccgaagccactcctgcattgtcttggctgtgtgcttagggtcattgtcctattggaaggggaatctttgccccagtctgaggtcctgagcactctggagcaggtttttgaagaaaaaaaacagcatgCCAACAACATTATACACCGTAGaattggtgccaggtttcttccaaatgtgatgcttggctttcaggccaaagtgttcaatcttggtttcatcagaccagagaatcttgtttctcatggtcttagtcctttatgtgccttttggcaaactccaagcgggctttcatgtgccttttactgaggactggcttctgtctggccactctaccacaaaggactgattggtggagtgctgctgagatggttgtcccttttggaaggttctccaatctcgacagaggaactctggagctctgtcagagtgaccattgggtcaaggcccttctccccagattgctcagtttggccgtgcggccagctctaggaagagtcttcgtggttccaaacctcctccatttaagaatgattgaggccactgtgttcttggggaccttcaatgttgcagaaatgttttggtacccttctccagatctgtgactcgacacaatcctgtctcgaaactctatggacaattccttcaacctcatggcttggtttttgctctgacatttagccatatctatgactaaaaaTAGAAGGTTTTACAATCAGAGATCTAGAATCTCAATTGTAAAGCCTCTTCTCtttttagtcatagatatggctactaaacagcaagctactgtcacgccctggccttagtattctttgtttcctttattattttagttaggtcagggtgtgacatggggaatgtatgtgtttttgtattgtctagggtggttgtatggtttagggggttaagtagagtagatgggtttgtgtttagtgtaggtgtctagctgtgtctatggttgcctgaatggttctcaatcagagacagatgtcattaattgtctctgattgggagccatatttaagacagccataggcactaggttattgtgggtaattgtctatgttgtacgtttgtagcttgtgtgtgcacttacgtctttagcttcacgatcgtttgttgtttttggtttcagtttgttgagtgtttttttccttttctctaataataaaagagaatgtattttgcacacgctgcgccttggtccactctctctcagcaagacgatcgtgacagctaMAACGTTACAACCAGCCACAGGCTAAAGCTAGGATTACCAGCAATTGTTAGCACATGATTGGAGTTGGCTGGCTAGTTAGCCTGTTAACTTGTTATGCGCCATGCCTTCAGTTTGTAACTTGTTAGCACACGTGTAACATCAGCAACTGTAAATAAttgtactagctagctatgtaacataaTTGAGGAGTGTTGACATAGGTTATAATTATGACCgtggatgcatttcaatctcACAAAATTATAGGCATGATGCAAGATAAGTTtccaaacagatgtaaataacaattattggctatccagctagctagctaagtttactAGCTAACTGTggagaaacaataatacaacaatttaCTGTTGTAAATCTCTGACAAGCTAGTTTTACTATAAAATATTTGTTCTAAATATAATGTCTGTgcctgttgatgttgatgttatgCTGGCACAGAACAACTGTCATTCAAACTGTACAATAGAGTATAATTTAAAAGAAATT
Coding sequences within it:
- the il21 gene encoding interleukin-21, translating into MASGKENVFTHSITFHSFPISQTWFSCVLMDKYIAITCVLVHADKSKRLLKLTEVIKELKALNKSVKHNSVMLNTPSMDMEECCSQSALECFRAMVPHLNAKNKILQRKVIKNLNNQLILGSLDSCSQEEREKTVCQGCDSYPKDSQECVQQLESLLQKAISRLA